The following proteins are co-located in the Anomalospiza imberbis isolate Cuckoo-Finch-1a 21T00152 chromosome 1, ASM3175350v1, whole genome shotgun sequence genome:
- the PKIA gene encoding cAMP-dependent protein kinase inhibitor alpha — MTDVESTYADFIASGRTGRRNALHDILVSSPGGNSGELALKLSELDINKTEGEGDAQRNPSEQTGEAQGEAAKQES; from the exons ATGACTGATGTGGAATCTACATATGCAGACTTTATTGCTTCAGGAAGAACAGGTAGAAGAAATGCATTACATGACATCCTTGTGTCCTCTCCGGGTGGGAACTCTGGTGAACTAGCATTAAAGTTATCAGAGCTTGATATAAACAAAACTG aaggagaaggagatgcACAACGAAATCCAAGTGAGCAAACCGGGGAGGCCCAAGGGGAGGCAGCAAAGCAAGAAAGCTGA